The Aspergillus chevalieri M1 DNA, chromosome 5, nearly complete sequence genome includes a region encoding these proteins:
- a CDS encoding crinkler effector domain-containing protein (COG:S;~EggNog:ENOG410PPVP;~InterPro:IPR027417), with protein sequence MAAAITSWVLNPIQSLTMSRPRTRKLWCTLSHDLQQSFPIECAADQDDIDTLKKKIWDRLPARFEDTLTDYSELKLYSPVVQLNYEEEFDVKNGEFLRSRRMITFNPLFPESKDPDVDIVVVVSGDTTTQKRKRSESQGAILDEVNIVHVRGTPASGKTYLSELLRHHYHNRGRRVSLIKEWEKLNHKNPWESLVKLVEKWNEEVQDAPTTTSSQSEQDLSWVLTSNTVILVDEAQMTYNDSALWNTILKKRQSSFLGYNFRLCLFCSYGSPSAGPDQTFFTPVTLVNKQRISLTPQSQPGSPSIGLFYSKEEFKDVVSRLIKYLYKQKFSFDEGALDYIFVLSGGHPGAVESLVNVIFQNYRHDIKHRHLRTLTEDHVIWFLEDTATVFDKLSRESVNRSFPRIERCTSKISNILNKITEEGSVPFDLNDADIRFCYQNGWIHRVALDGDDIAALPSRLHEKYIEHWIGTMSKPLPARFDSLLKLCKEILSKFSIRILRRSAEGKKISSASQPRPVEAQYQDEFYRGFTHVAGRGVPISSEWSRTKDGRVDF encoded by the exons ATGGCtgccgccatcaccagctgggtgctcaacccaatccaatctttgacaatgtctcgaccacgTACTCGCAAGTTATGGTGCACTTTATCCCATGATCTTCAGCAGTCATTTCCTATAGAGTGTGCTGCAGACCAAGATGATATTGACactctcaaaaagaagatctGGGATCGTTTACCAGCACGCTTTGAAGATACTCTAACTGACTACAGTGAGCTCAAGCTCTACAGCCCTGTTGTGCAACTCAAttatgaagaggagtttgatgtgaaaaatggtgaattcctacgctcacgccgaatgatcacgttcaacccactcttccctgaaagcaaggatccagatgtggatattgttgttgttgtgagcggagATACCACTACACAgaaacggaagcgctctgaatcacaaggtg CCATTCTGGATGAAgtgaacatagtccatgtgcgcggaactccagccagtgggaaaacatATCTCTCTGAACTTCTGAGGCACCACTATCACAacaggggaagaagggtttCCTTGATCAAGGAATGGGAGAAACTCAATCACAAAAATCCTTGGGAAAGTCTTGTCAAGCTTGTtgagaaatggaatgaaGAAGTACAGGATGCTCCCACCACAACTTCATCACAATCAGAACaggatctctcttgggttttgacatcaaacactGTGATTcttgtggatgaggcacagatGACCTACAATGACAGTGCACTTTGGAACACAATCCTCAAAAAGAGACAGTCATCTTTTCTTGGATATAattttcgactatgtcttttctgctcctATGGCAGTCCATCagcaggcccagatcaaacattcttcactccagttACCCTTGTCAACAAACAACGCATCTCATTGACACCACAAAGCCAGCCAGGCTCACCATCTATAGGCTTATTTTAcagcaaagaagagttcaaggatgttgtTTCACGATTGATTAAGTATCTCTATAAGCAAAAGTTCagttttgatgaaggtgccctGGACTACATATTTGTGCTATCAGGTGGTCATCCAGGAGCGGTTGAATCCCTAGTCAATGTAATTTTCCAG AACTACCGCCATGACATCAAGCATAGACATCTTAgaaccttgacagaagatcatgtcatctggttcctggaggacactGCCACAGTCTTTGACAAGCTTAGTAGAGAGTCAGttaatcgctcttttccTCGTATAGAGAGGTGCACAAGCAAGATTTCAAACATATTGAACAAAATTACAGAGGAAGGAagtgttccatttgatctCAATGATGCAGACATCAGGTTCTGCTATCAGAatggttggattcacagggtagctctggatggtgatgatattgCAGCTTTGCCAtcgcgcttacatgaaaa atacatcGAACATTGGATTGGCACAATGTCAAAGCccctgcctgccagatttgactcCCTACTgaaattatgcaaagaaATTCTCAGCAAATTCTCTATCAGGATCCTGAGGCgttcagctgagggcaaaaaaattTCAAGTGcgtcacaacccagacctgtggaagcTCAGTACCAGGATGAATTCTACAGGGGATTCACCCATGTAGCAGGGCGAGGTGTGCCgatatccagtgaatggtcaaggaccaaggacggtcgagtggatttctaa
- a CDS encoding uncharacterized protein (COG:K;~EggNog:ENOG410PRNW), with product MNAGFEAVREEPTAGKKPVKYWRLTEEAVTNSIQSTTRYRKQTNYKKWVASDSLHRSVSGQELWGGGGRRRGSLRL from the exons ATGAATGCA GGGTTCGAAGCCGTCCGCGAAGAGCCCACCGCAGGAAAGAAGCCTGTCAAGTATTGGCGCCTGACAGAAGAGGCCGTCACCAACAGCATCCAATCTACAACGCGCTACCGGAAACAGACGAATTACAAGAAGTGGGTGGCGTCGGATTCGCTGCACCGCAGCGTCAGCGGTCAGGAGCtatgggggggggggggaaggcGACGAGGTTCACTGCGCTTGTAG
- a CDS encoding phosphotransferase family protein (COG:S;~EggNog:ENOG410Q5FA;~InterPro:IPR011009,IPR002575;~PFAM:PF01636) yields MTLHDESSQEPEQLPRENWAFLPSLPLFSGPTVPKVGRQFFTHSPSTILKLGTDDGEGKMTALAHSILGPCVPRVICVVTLPRITSDALTPNRTQQGLVLTHQPGTPLVELWPSLTPLQRQTIKAELCRLLVRMRTHHFSYYGRPTRQPYLLFSEFGIETYVCCASRSEWDDSRIRALQASAPDAEHAVALEQVQRGTTGAGDWDRPVLSHGDLSDRNILVDPCTLAVTGFLDWEMANIMPAYFEYVAARLSGGHQPEWRRELLDVLRSVLRCECDAGRQEDLDAVNVDDGEERYRTTLAAWDAVVDVERIAQGYDNDCEWTFETGLPDVSQKTGSAL; encoded by the coding sequence ATGACACTACACGATGAGAGCTCTCAGGAACCAGAGCAGCTTCCTCGGGAGAATTGGGCCTTTCTCCCCAGCCTCCCTCTGTTCTCAGGGCCGACCGTTCCAAAAGTTGGACGCCAGTTTTTCACTCATTCTCCTTCTACCATCCTCAAACTGGGCACTGACGATGGCGAAGGCAAGATGACCGCGCTCGCCCATTCCATCCTGGGCCCCTGTGTCCCACGCGTCATTTGCGTCGTCACGCTTCCGAGAATAACCTCCGACGCCTTGACGCCTAACCGCACCCAACAGGGCCTCGTCCTCACTCACCAGCCGGGCACGCCGCTAGTCGAGCTCTGGCCCTCACTCACCCCTCTGCAGCGCCAGACCATCAAGGCGGAGCTCTGCCGTCTCCTCGTGCGTATGCGTACGCATCACTTCTCTTACTACGGCCGGCCCACGCGGCAGCCgtacctcctcttctccgaATTCGGCATAGAGACGTATGTATGTTGCGCCTCCCGCTCAGAGTGGGATGACTCGCGCATCCGCGCGCTGCAGGCCTCTGCCCCGGACGCGGAACATGCAGTCGCCCTTGAGCAAGTACAGCGTGGCACCACCGGCGCAGGTGATTGGGACCGTCCTGTCCTCTCACATGGGGACTTGTCTGACCGGAACATCCTCGTGGACCCCTGCACGCTCGCGGTGACGGGTTTCCTGGACTGGGAGATGGCCAACATCATGCCCGCGTACTTTGAGTACGTCGCGGCACGGCTGTCTGGGGGCCATCAACCTGAGTGGAGGAGGGAACTGTTAGATGTGCTGAGGTCTGTTCTGCGCTGCGAGTGCGATGCTGGGCGCCAGGAAGACCTGGATGCTGTCAATGTCGAtgatggagaggaaagaTACAGGACGACGTTGGCGGCGTGGGATGCTGTCGTCGATGTTGAGAGAATCGCGCAGGGATACGACAATGACTGTGAATGGACTTTTGAAACCGGCCTACCAGATGTTTCACAAAAGACTGGTTCTGCCTTATAG
- a CDS encoding uncharacterized protein (TransMembrane:3 (i69-88o108-126i138-154o)) — protein sequence MCRYRSRLTNRPENQTPLFPDFDHVPGLNGTATSVIDHSIPLKGFFTKFYTVNMVFGDYSFTVAKAIDVVWDIIIGRGGQALLLYVFSRVFYDVLHMLLEKDSMTYDTFTSLSLSGATAWGLWMLGRDLFSTAQKKKVWFVAMGVSSLWCYLSRR from the coding sequence ATGTGCCGCTACCGAAGTCGCCTTACCAACCGCCCTGAAAACCAAACTCCCCTCTTCCCAGATTTCGACCATGTCCCAGGCCTAAATGGTACAGCGACAAGCGTCATCGACCATTCAATTCCACTCAAAGGGTTTTTCACCAAGTTCTACACTGTCAACATGGTGTTTGGGGATTACTCCTTCACGGTAGCCAAGGCCATCGACGTTGTATGGGACATTATTATCGGGCGGGGCGGACAGGCGCTTCTCTTGTATGTGTTCTCGCGGGTTTTTTATGACGTTCTGCACATGCTGCTGGAGAAAGACTCCATGACGTACGATACCTTTACGTCGCTATCGCTTAGCGGTGCTACTGCCTGGGGACTCTGGATGCTCGGCCGCGATCTGTTTTCTACAGCCCAGAAGAAAAAAGTATGGTTCGTCGCTATGGGCGTATCTTCGCTTTGGTGCTATCTTTCCCGACGGTGA
- a CDS encoding uncharacterized protein (COG:Q;~EggNog:ENOG410PV3A), with protein MWIIETNIARNSDLFKAMVFTPMSTAVNAVAQLVTDQSLTGKVVELLGEHVSFAEPPAYVDEATG; from the coding sequence ATGTGGATTATAGAAACGAACATTGCACGGAATTCGGATTTGTTCAAGGCCATGGTGTTCACGCCGATGTCTACTGCTGTAAATGCAGTAGCACAGCTTGTGACCGATCAATCATTGACAGGAAAGGTCGTGGAATTACTTGGTGAGCATGTCAGCTTTGCAGAGCCCCCGGCCTATGTGGATGAGGCCACGGGTTAA
- a CDS encoding uncharacterized protein (COG:Q;~EggNog:ENOG410PI4T), protein MLPKVTHIDHYIRSRTWVSPTLAREQIDKYGKGLENFTFSPEEIEKFKKDHQEYQRFRKAVELELQSIHGMTLTGDPMQVDAHERFVKNMKRRLANKPELIDELLLIPESINKARAISIST, encoded by the exons ATGCTCCCAAAGGTAACGCACATCGACCACTACATTCGCAGCCGCACCTGGGTGTCTCCTACCCTTGCAAGAGAACAAATAGACAAGTATGGCAAGGGACTGGAAAACT TTACGTTTTCCCCAGAGGAAATCGAAAAGTTCAAGAAGGATCATCAAGAATACCAGAGGTTCCGTAAAG CGGTGGAGCTTGAATTGCAGTCCATCCATGGGATGACTCTCACAGGCGATCCAATGCAGGTTGACGCACACGAGAGGTTCGTTAAGAACATGAAGCGACGACTTGCCAACAAGCCAGAACTTATTGATGAGCTTTTGCTAATACCAGAGTCAATCAACAAGGCACGCgctatatccatatcaacgTGA